GAAAAAAATAAGGAAACCATTGGGCAATGCATGGTCAGCTACCTATTTAATGTGGAGAAAAAAGTTCGCTTAAATGCGGGTTTGGGTTATCGATTTGGAGATGCAATACAAATTATGGCCGGGATGGATTATGGAAAAATCAAAGCACAAATCGGATACGATCAAACTATTGGCGATTTAAAAGATGCCAAAGATCCTGCTGGTTTTGGTGCCCTTGAAATCGGGATAAGCTACACAGGTGCGATCATTAAAAAGCCAAACCCTAAACCAAAAGTATTTTGCCCTCGTTTTTAATCATATTCTTCTAAAATCTGTATGCTAAAGATTTATTCTTAATCAGGAAAATTGAGTTTTATGAATTCTAAATGGATTTTTTCTTTTATAGCCTTGACAATTTCTTTAATGGCTTTACATGCCCAGCCGGCTACCGGAAATACTCCGGATGCTTTAGTGCGCTCCGGAGATGAGCAAATTGAGAAAGGTCAGTATTACAGGGCGCTTGAGCAATATGAGAAAGCCTATAAGGAATTTAAAGAACGCGATATTGCCGTAAAAATCGCAAAGGCTCATTTATTGTTAAGAGATTATAACAAAGCTTCTATATGGTTTGGAAGGGTGTTGTCAAGGGATCGCGCAAATAAATACAATGCCTATAGATTTGATTATGGTGTCGCATTAAAAATGAATGAAGCTTATACAGAAGCAGCTGAAGAATTTAAAAAATATCTCGAAACCGGATCTGATGATGCTTTAAAAAAACAAGCACAAATTGAATTGGAAGGTATCGAACTTAGAGCTCAATTGAAAGAGAATGTCGGCATTGAAGTTAAAAATGCTGGCAAAAATATAAATACACCGGAATCTCAAAATGGACCGGCCATTGATCGCGAAGGAATTTTATACTTTGGATCACTGGACGCAAAAGATGAAAAAAAATCCAAAAAAGACGATAAGAAAAAGGATGATAAGAAGAAGTCTGGCAAAGAAGGCGAGGATGAGCCAGCTAAAGAAGATGCTCCCGGTTCAGAAGACGATCCCGCAGCATTTATGAAAATCTACAATGCTTCGTTTTCTGAAGGAAAAGGTTGGCAAAAAGCAGAAATACTTCCTGAACTCATTAATCGCAATGGATATCATAGTGCGAATGTGAGTTTTTCAAAAGACGGTCAAACTATGTTTTTTACGAGAGCCGTGTCGGAAGGTGGTTTTATGGAAGAAAGTAAAATTTATGCTTCATCAAAAACAGCTACCACCTGGAGTCCTGCCATTGAAGTAAAAGGGGTGAATGGAGATTTTCTGGCAAGACACCCCGTAGAAGGTGAACTTTATGGTAGCAGGGTTTTGTTTTTTTCAGCGAATATTCCCGGAGGCAAGGGTGGTTTTGATCTATATTATGCAAACAAAATCGGCGAAGCGGAATACAGCGCACCTGTGAATATTGCAGGATTAAATACAGAAGCTGATGAATGGAGCCCTTACATGCAAGAAGGCACATTATATTTTAGTACCAACGGTTTGCCTGGAATTGGCGGTTTCGATGTATTTCAATCGAAATGGACCGGTTCAGATTGGACAAAGCCTGAAAATATGGGAATGCCGGTCAATTCTAGTGTCGATGATTTATTTTATAAATTAAGTCCGTCCGGAGACCGCGCTGTCATTGTTTCAAACAGGGCACATCCGGATTCGAAATCATTAAAAAGTAAAACCTGTTGCGATGATATTTACTTTATTGAAAAGCGGAAACTGGTCATCGATTTGACAACCATCGTTTTGGATGAAAAGAAAAAGGGAATTAAGGGAGCCACTGCCCAATTGATCGAAATGAAGACCGGAAAAGATGGAGAAATTCAAAGTAAATCAAATTCTCAGGGCAATGAAATTTCACATCTATTGGATAAAGACAGATCCTATAAAGTCGTAGTAAGTAAAGATGGCTTTTTCCCGGCTGAGTTCGAATTAAATACGGTAGGCATCGAAAAAGATCAAAGTATAAAAAAGGAAGTTGTACTTCGCGTGTTACCACCCGAATCAGATGTGGAAATTGTAACGATAAATGAACCCATCCGATTGAATAGCATCTATTACGATTTTGATGATGATAAAATACTACCTGATGCTGAAAAAGATTTGGCCTACCTGAAAGAATTAATGGACAAGTATTCAGATATGGTGATTGAATTGAGTTCGCACACCGATTCAAGAGGAATTGATGATTATAATGAGAAACTTTCCCAACGCAGAGCCAATTCCGCTAAAAAATGGCTGATGACTAAAAAAGTTAGTGCACAACGCATAGTTGCCAAAGGTTATGGAGAAGAAAAAATTCTCAATCATTGCAATAACGGCGAAGAATGTACGGAAGAAGAACATCGTTTTAACCGTCGCACTGAATTCAAAATCCTTTCTGGTCCGACGACTATTGAAGTCAGAAAGGAAGTTATGAATAAAAAGGGAAAAGGAAAATAGAAGACTTATCTAAGGGGCAAACCAGTTCAGTTCGCTTTAAGTATATCCTACCTTTTTATGAAGATTTATTTAACCGAAAATTTGTGGAAATGCTATAGAAGCATAATGTTTTTCATTACTATTTGTTTTCTTTTTACAGATTGTACTGGAAGTAAATCAATGATCCTGGATGCTCAAACAATAGACACCGCAAATTCAGTTGTAGAAGAAGCCATGCAAGTCGTTTCTCCATCTTCTGCACATATTTTATTTGATTCGAGCAATTATCATTTTGGCTCCGTAAAACAAGGTGGCATCGTTTACCGGGAAATACTTTTTACCAACGATGGAGGATCAGATTTGGATATACAATTAATATCAGCCTGCGAATGCACGCAATTGGAATGGCCACAATTACCAATTAAACCTGGTGGATCAGGAATCATAAAAGTACGATATGACAGTAAGGACAAATCCGGGCCCCAAATTGTGGATATTGAGGTATTGGCCAACACCACTCCCGAAATGAGCTACACTAAGTTCTTCATACACGTCAATCCTTGAGTCCTAAAGTTATAAGCTGATAGCTAAAAGTATTGAGAGGATGGATTTGAGAGCAAATAGAAGGAAGGATTATTGATACTAGATTTTGGATTTAGATTATAGAGTTTCAATTGTCAATGCCTAAACTGAGTCGGGTCAAGATTTCACCATTCTTCCTCTTTTAATTACTTCCTATGTCTATGCCTGAAATAGGTTGACCAAAATCTGGTCAAAAGTCAACCGAATGGAATCCAAAAATAAGCAAAAATTAAGCCTAAAAGTGCAACGTGTTTTTAGTGTAGAGATACGCCGCAAGACAGTTCGAGATGTAGAACGAGGCAAATGCACAATTCTTCAAGCATCCAATGAGTTAGGAGTGAGCCAGGGCAGTATATACAAATGGATTAACCAATATAGCTTATATTTAAAGCAAAGTAAGCGCATGGTAGTCGAAGATAAAAGTGAGGCATATCGTAGTAAAGAATTGGAGAATAAATTGAAGGAAGTTGAAGCTATGTTGGGTCGTAAGCAAATGGAAATTGAGTTTTTAAATAAGATGATTGAAATTGCGAATGAAGAATTCAAAATTGATATTAAGCAATCTGTAAAAAAAGACTTTCGAATGGTATCGAATCAACAAAGGAATAAAACATAGATATAAACTGAAGGAAATTAGTGAACTGGCCGGAATAAGCAAACAGGCACTCTGGAAAAGCCGGATTAAAAATGCAAAACAAGACAAGTTCATAAAATCAGTAGTTGATCAACTAAACGAAATACGAAAAATACATAAAGTAATGGGTTGTAGAAAGATGTATTATAAAGAAGAAAATCAATGGCCAGTTGGAAGAGATAAGGTAATTGAAATAGCGAATGCCAATGGCTTTAAAATGCGTAAAAAACGCAGTATAGTTAGGACTACGTGGAGCCAGGCAGAAGTCTATCCCAATTTAATCGAAGGAATGCAGCTCAATGGTCCTAACCAGGTATGGCAATCTGATATCTTTTTATTTTAAGGCTGGGCAGATCAACTATTATGGAGTAACCATCGAAGATGTGTATACAAGAATATTGAAAGCGTTACATATGTCACAAAGCTTAGCAGCCAGGCATACAGTGATAGCTTTGCAAAATGCAATAAAATCCACATCAAATAAAGAAGAGATAATAGGTTGCATATTTCATTCAGACAGAGGCAGTCAATATAAAGTAAAGAATTAAAGGAATTAATTCGAGAAAGTAAAATGAATCCAAGTATGTGTCTAAATCCTCAAGAAAATGCCTATGTAGAAAGAATACAAGGAACAATAAAGAACGAATATTTGAATGAGTATGAAATAACCTCAAAAAATATCATGCAAATGAGTAATAAAATAAAATTCTGGTACAACGAACAAAGGCCACATAAAAGCTTAGGAATGTTAACACCTAAAAACTTTGAAAACCTTGTTAAAAACTTGACAGAAAAAGACAGGCCTAAAATGATTATAAATCAAGGAATTAAAGAGTTTTCAACAGAAATTTGTGAAATTAACAAAAAGAAAAAAGAAGCAAAAAAGAAAAACTTATCATCATCATCACTATCTTTAATTTAACTTAAAAAAAGTCAACCTATTTCAGGTAAGGACACTATTTAATCCTTGCTCCTTGCACCATAATCTTTAATCCATGCTCTGCGCTCTTATCCAGCATAATTTAACGTATATAAGCCAAAATATGACGTATATTATTGAATGATATATATTTATACATATAATTATCTATATATTAGAATTTCAGCGGTTTATAAACACTCAGGGTAAACCCTGATTTTTTAAAATAAATGCTCTAAAATTTGGAGAACTGATCATACCCGGCTTAACTTAGTGGCGTATTAATTCCCTTTGTTACTTTAGATCGGTTCCGGTCTAATGCCTCAATCACTATATCTGGTTAGAACTTTTCGACTTAGCCAGTATATATCGATCATTTTGAAAACTATTTAAAATTAAAGATCATGAGGCAATTAGTACATTTCAAAGCATCCCTAGTAAACTGCTTGTTGGCAGCTGTAGTTTTTTTAACTGCCTGTACTAAAGAAGAGAGAACGACTTTTAGCGAAGAAGTAAACAAATCTACCGTTGAGAACGGAAGCATTGCAATTGAATGGATGCGACTCGCGGCTAGAATTACCCCGGAGATCCCCGGATACACTCCACCAATAGCAGCCAGAGCTTTTGGCTATTTAGGTTTGGGATTGTATGAATCCGTTGCTCAGGGCATTGATGGCTATCCAAGTTTTCAAGGAAAGTTGAATGGTTTATCATCCCAAAGCCTTCCGGTCATTCATGAAGGCGGCCAGGTAAGCTGGGCCTTAGTAATCAATGAAAGCATGCATTACTTATTCGGAAAATTTTACAGAAATGTAACTCCCGAA
The genomic region above belongs to Saprospiraceae bacterium and contains:
- a CDS encoding transposase, coding for MNPSMCLNPQENAYVERIQGTIKNEYLNEYEITSKNIMQMSNKIKFWYNEQRPHKSLGMLTPKNFENLVKNLTEKDRPKMIINQGIKEFSTEICEINKKKKEAKKKNLSSSSLSLI
- a CDS encoding transposase, with amino-acid sequence MESKNKQKLSLKVQRVFSVEIRRKTVRDVERGKCTILQASNELGVSQGSIYKWINQYSLYLKQSKRMVVEDKSEAYRSKELENKLKEVEAMLGRKQMEIEFLNKMIEIANEEFKIDIKQSVKKDFRMVSNQQRNKT
- a CDS encoding OmpA family protein, with the translated sequence MNSKWIFSFIALTISLMALHAQPATGNTPDALVRSGDEQIEKGQYYRALEQYEKAYKEFKERDIAVKIAKAHLLLRDYNKASIWFGRVLSRDRANKYNAYRFDYGVALKMNEAYTEAAEEFKKYLETGSDDALKKQAQIELEGIELRAQLKENVGIEVKNAGKNINTPESQNGPAIDREGILYFGSLDAKDEKKSKKDDKKKDDKKKSGKEGEDEPAKEDAPGSEDDPAAFMKIYNASFSEGKGWQKAEILPELINRNGYHSANVSFSKDGQTMFFTRAVSEGGFMEESKIYASSKTATTWSPAIEVKGVNGDFLARHPVEGELYGSRVLFFSANIPGGKGGFDLYYANKIGEAEYSAPVNIAGLNTEADEWSPYMQEGTLYFSTNGLPGIGGFDVFQSKWTGSDWTKPENMGMPVNSSVDDLFYKLSPSGDRAVIVSNRAHPDSKSLKSKTCCDDIYFIEKRKLVIDLTTIVLDEKKKGIKGATAQLIEMKTGKDGEIQSKSNSQGNEISHLLDKDRSYKVVVSKDGFFPAEFELNTVGIEKDQSIKKEVVLRVLPPESDVEIVTINEPIRLNSIYYDFDDDKILPDAEKDLAYLKELMDKYSDMVIELSSHTDSRGIDDYNEKLSQRRANSAKKWLMTKKVSAQRIVAKGYGEEKILNHCNNGEECTEEEHRFNRRTEFKILSGPTTIEVRKEVMNKKGKGK
- a CDS encoding DUF1573 domain-containing protein — protein: MFFITICFLFTDCTGSKSMILDAQTIDTANSVVEEAMQVVSPSSAHILFDSSNYHFGSVKQGGIVYREILFTNDGGSDLDIQLISACECTQLEWPQLPIKPGGSGIIKVRYDSKDKSGPQIVDIEVLANTTPEMSYTKFFIHVNP